The DNA window GGCAGCCGCCCGCACCCGGCCCGCGCAGCGCTCCAGCTCGTCCCGGAGGATCCCGCTCGCCCCGGGGGTTCCCGCTCGCCCCGGGGGACCCTCTTGCCCCGGGGACCCGCTCGCCCCGGGCCCTGCAGCTGGCCCGGGTGCCCTGTGCCGGCCCTGGGCTGCTTCTCCGGGGCCCAGGGGGACGCAGGAGCTGGGTCCCACCCTTGACTTGGACGGTGGTGGAAGGAGCTCCCAGAGCCAAGCTGGGAGCGAGACGAGTCTCGGGGCTTTAAAGTTGCCTTTCGCTGGGTTTGGaggaattaatttctctttcctcGTAAGCGCGCTGCGTCCCGCCCCGGTTCCTCAGCACACCCGCCCGTGCAGCGGGAGCACGGCTACTCTGCGGGTTCCTAAAACAAACacacctccccccccctttacccccccccccaagaaagACACAAGAGCAGGGATGTACATGAAGATTTTATTGTGCCTCGTCAAACAGAAATGAATTGCTGTAGGAGAgtaggagggaaggaggggggcgGGCAAAACCAGCCGCCCCCGCTGCCTCCCGTGCATACTCACACACACGCAGGGCGCCGGCAGGCCGGGACAAAGCTGGAGAAAGCCCTTACCCCATGGCAAGCCCTGGCCGCGGCTCTGCTCGTCCGGGCTAACTCACAGCCAGGTTGTGTTTCGTTTGAATAAAACCTGTGAAATGTGCGCGCTCTTTGCCTAGGTTCACAGTGAACGCTTCCAGGGGAAAatgaggagaggggagaaatggctattattaaaatatgaaatcgGTGAAAAGTAAAACTCCGGGCTCCGGGGCGGTCCTTTTCTCAAGGCGCTTTGTAAGGAAACACCAACAAAATAGTGGGATCCCGCTTAAAAGTGCCCCCTTCGGCGCccagagctggaaggaggaaggagcagggtCCGCTCAGGCGGGAGGAGCGTGCCGAGCCCGCAGAGGAGGCCTGGGCCCCGGGGCCGGGACTGAGCCCGGGGAGGCGCGGCGCTTTCCCTGGAGCGGGCGGCGGCTTCGCCTTcagcccccgccgcctccgggcgctccccgccggggccggggccggggccggggccggggccggggccggggccggggccggggccggggccgctgCCTGCCCCgcggggaggggaagagagaagcagagggtgGGAAACCGTGAAAGGCTCGTGATATATCGGGGGAGCTTTTGACAAACATCCTCGGTACTTACTGAATCCTGGCGCTGCGTTACGTGTTCTTGCGAGAAAAGTTTGTTGAATAAGCCCCGCTGTTTCCATGTTGGATTGATACTGAGCGTCATATTTAAAAAGCGATATATGCTTAAGTGTTTTGGATGAGGGGGTGGCCGTAGTGCTGACTTGGGATAAACCTCAGAAAAAGGCGCTGGGTGTTTGTGCGCACAGGGCGTTGTGTCCTAACTCCTTCTGAACAGTCACGGGGGGACGCGCGGCACGAGCCCGCGGGAGCGCCGTGTAGCGCTCCGGGGGAGAGGCGCTGCGCCCCAGGCGTCCGAACTCCCGCGCCGCCGTTCGCAGTGTTACTGCAGGCATGAGGCTCTGAAGAGAAACCACCGCATTTCATTTCGCTGGCTGGTTCATCGCCCactgttggttggttgggtttttttttttgtttgtttgggtttgttggttcgtgtgtgtggttgtttttttgtgtttggatggtttttttcctccacggCTGGTTCCAAAATAGATCGTTTAAAACCGCTGTAAGAGGAAAGGAGAACCCAGCCCTTTAATTTAAatcagaactgaaagaaaaggaacaggaaaTCGGGGAAATCAGCGTAACCCGTGTCCTCTGTGGTTGGTGATGGCAGGCTGcctcgggggggtggggggagaaagtatttgcagaaaaaaagcccaccgcaaccccccaaaaaattgccagggagaagggagaataTTTTCTCCACGGTAAGTCAACATAAAGCAATACTGCAAATGTTTCTCATTCGGTCTGATCGAGTTCTACGAAATTCCAATTAAATCAGGCGATCTGAGTAATTCTCCCCCGAGAGTAAAATTAGTGGTTGCGAATAAAATTAAATCGTATATTTTGACTTCGCGGCTGTATTAAATAAAGGTGTTATAACACCTAAATCCGGAGGAGTGGGTGGCAGCTGCGCACACAGAAAGTCGGGTGGGAAAGCGTTCATCCcgtaaagaaataaaaaaaaaaaaaaagaaaaagaaagaggaagaaccATGTaagtgtaataaaaatatgtaaaagttTGAGGGCTCTGCTACCTTACAGCTGTGCTGCTTGCAACTCCAGAAGGTGTGTGACACGAGGGAAGGGGCAGCGGAGCCTCAGCGAGCGCTGCTTGTCTTGCGGCGGGGCtgccccgcggccccccgcggccccccgcgcTCTCCCACGGCCCCCCGCGCTTCCCGGGCCGCTCAGGGAGCGGCGGGCGGGCTCGGCGCCTTCAGGGCAAAGCCggggctgcctctgctcccGGCTCGGGTGCCCGAGTGCCGCGGGGGCCGGCAGCTCGCCCGCGGGCAGCCCCCGCAGCCCACCCGGGGAACGGTCTCGCCGCGTGTGACGGCGCGGGTGGGGATGCTGCGGCGGCGGAGAGGGGGGCCTTTGCCACCGGCCATCGGCAGGCGGTTCCCGCTGCGGGGAAGGAGTTAGGGACACGTGCAacaaagaactttaaaaagtgCCGCTGAGGATGGAGATCCCTCGTGGGAAGCAGGGCAGAGCCTCGGGGAAAGGAGTCGGCGTTATTTCCCACCGAAGTGCTACCGCCTCCCCGTTACCAGCGAGGGTGACGTCAAACCCGGGTGGTTAACGCTAAAACAAAAGCTTCGGGGTTAAGGTACCAGCCCGCCAGCCTCCTCCTCAAAAATCTGCCCCTCGGGTGTATTGTCCCCGCGGGGAAGGCGCCTGTTGAACACGCAGTCACGCAAACAGCTGGCAGAAGGACCGAAGCTCGCTGtctggggggcggcgggcgggcagggctctgccaggctACAGCGCAAGGAAAATACGGAAAATCATACTCACCTCGGGCTTCTGCTACTGCGGCGGCACGCGTGAAATTCACCTGCAGTTGTGGAgtgagagggagaggggagagagaaggaggagaggggagcgAAGGAcgggaggaaggaaaagggaaggagagaggcatCGTTACGTACTCTTACAGAACAAAATCTccaaggggaggggggagaccATAAATTGAATTGTCACCTTCCACAGTGTATTTTCCCCCACCCATTTGACAAGTGacacccaggaaaaaaaaacaaaaaacaaaaacaaaaacaaaaaaacccacaccaaaaccgaaaaccccaacccaaaccgAACCCAAGCACTTGGGGAGGCAGATACCGCTTccactggattaaaaaaaaaaaaaaagaaaagccaaactCTCGGGTAGCGAGAAACGGGGCAGCGTTTTGCACGCGCAGGCGGCAGGAACACGCGGACACGGACACGCGCGGACAGCGCGGGTCCCCCCGGGCCCTCCCGGCCCTCCGCGGGCGCGGCGCGCTCGGGCAGCCGCCGGGCGGACGCGGCGGGCCGGCGGGCGGCCAATCAGAGCGGCGCTTCCCGCCCCTGGCCAATAGCAGGCGCCACATTGTTGTCAAATGTTGCCTAATGGCAACGCGGGGCGCAACAATAGCGCGAgtggcggcgggcggcgcggcgggcagcgcgctctgcctgcagctccgGCCGCGCGGGCCGCACGcgccgggcggcgcggggcggcgtgtcccggggggcgcggggccctgcccgctcCTCCGGCCCTGCTGTCGGTCCTGCCGTCGGCTCCGCCTGCTCCGACGCCGGCCGCCTGCTGCCTGCTCGGGGCTCGCCGCGGCGGgtgagcccagcccagcccagccaggccggggggcggcggggcgggctcCCCTGGCCGCGGGCTGCCGGCCCCTCCGCACGGCTGCGGAGCTGCTGCTCGGAAAACGGgggtgatttattttttttccccccctttaatTATTCTCTCCTGGATTTTAGTCTACGCGGCTTGTGGCGAGGGATCCCGTCGTTGAAGGTGCCGGATTGATCTTTGAAGGGACGCTTGTAATCTGTGATTGTAGTttaagggggaagggggagctgAGCTTAGGGAGCAGCTCGGGTTTGCACCGGGGCACCGTGGGGAGCGGCGATCCCGCAAGCGCGGACGGGAGAGCTCGGCTTTGAGCCCGGCGCGATGGACTTGGTGCTGCCCTGCCAGATGCGCACGGAGAGCAAGGAAGCGAGAGAGCTCTAAGTTTTCTTGGGGTTTCTTGTCTCAGATTGGCTTTTCGGGagcggaggggaggggaggagggcgCAGAAAGACCCCCGACGGACGGCCCCCTCCTCACTTGACCCCCACTCCGGAGCCGTGTGCCGGTGCGGGCGCACAGCGGCGGCGAGCGAGGCGAGGGGGTTGGCGCTGGGGTTTGCATGCCCGCATCCGAGGCCCCGCGTGTCCCCCACCCGTGACCGCGCCTGAAGCCGTCGGGAGCTTCTCCGCGTCCAGGCGCGGGTGCGCCGCGGGGGCTCCCCCGCCCCGCGTTGCTTTGAGGAAggccggggaaggggggggggggtcgctCTTTCGGGGCCGGCTTGCCAGGATGGAGCTGCGGTCGGAGCTGCCCAGCGTGCCCGCCGCGCCCCCTCCGGTGCCCCCCAGCtcggtggcggcggcggcggcggcggcggcggccacgCTGCCGGTGAGCGTGGCCGGGAGCTTGCTGCGggcgccgccgctgctgctgcgggCGGCCGAGAAGTACCCGCGGACGCCCAAGTGCGCCCGTTGCCGCAACCACGGCGTGGTGTCGGCGCTGAAGGGCCACAAGCGGTACTGCCGCTGGAAGGACTGCATGTGCGCCAAGTGCACCCTCATCGCGGAGCGGCAGCGCGTCATGGCGGCCCAGGTGGCGCTGCGCCGCCAGCAGGCGCAGGAGGAGAACGAGGCCCGCGAGCTCCAGCTGCTCTACGGCACCGCCGAGGGGCTGGCCCTGGCGGCCGCCAACGGCATCATCCCGCCCCGGCCCGCGTACGAGGTCTTCGGCTCCGTCTgcgccgggggcggcggcgaggGAGGCGCCGGCGCCTCAGGTAAGGACGCGCTGTGCGCCCGGGGGGGAGCCCGGGACCGGCGGCGTGTGGTGCGTGTGGGGGGCACGgagccgggcggggcgggggcgcggacGGGACGCGGACCTGCAGGCGGCACCGCCCGGCAGAGCCACCCTCCGCGGCCGTGGCGCTCCGCGGGGCCGGCCGGCGGCAGCCGCACTGACCGGTgtctctccttctcccctccccgccgccccccccaccccctccaccctcccaccccccccacccccccccccccgcagagTCCAAGATGCAGAAGTTCGAGCTGTTCCCCAAGACGCTGCTGCCGAGCCGCGCCGTCACCCCGCAGCAGGCGGGCGGGAAGCCCCTCTCCCCGGACGGCGAGTCCGCGCCCGGCACCTCCTCCCCAGAAGCCCGCCACGGCTCGGGCTCGGAGAACGGGGACGGCGAGTCCTTCCTGAGCTCGCCCGTCTCCAAGGGCCcgaaggagggggaggagagccCGGGCTCCATCAGCCCGCTGGGCTCGGACTCGGGCTCGGAGGCGGACAAGGACGAGCAGGACCCATCGCCCTCGGCCGGCGGCCGGCAGCGGACTCCCATCGACATCCTGACGCGCGTCTTCCCGGCGCACAAGCGCAGCGtgctggagctggtgctgcAAGGCTGCGGCGGGGACGTGGTACAGGCCATCGAGCAGATCCTCAACAACCGCGGCCCGGAGAAgggccccgaggagggctggTCTCGGGACGGCGCCCTGCAAGGCCTtccgcccagccccgccgccgccgccgcccaccACCGGCCCTTGATAGCCGGCGCCATGGCCCCGGCCATCGGCACGCTGGGCAGCCGCTCCGCCTTCTCCCCCCTGCAGCCCAACGCCACGCACTTCGGGGCCGAGGCCGGCGCCTACCCGCTGGGCACCCACCTGGGACTGAACCCCCTGCGCCTCGCCTACTCGGCGCACAGCCGGGGACTGGCCTTCATGACCCCCTACTCCACGGCCGGGCTGATGCCCACCCTCGGGTTCCGGCCGCCCGTGGACTACGCCTTCAGCGACCTCATGCGGGACCGCTCCGCCGTGCACAAGGAGCAGGTCTACTCCGGCGGGCTCTACGGGCCCATGGTCAACAACACCCCCGAGAAGCAATAGCGGGGGCGGCTTCCGAAGCTCACCTGTGTAGAGGTAGCTAGGTAGGCACGGGTGGACGGACGCAGGTggctttccctcccctctcccccgtaCAGGCGGCAATCGCTTGCAGAGCCCGGCGCGGACAGGCATAGGTGTATTAAAACGGTGATAAAGGTGCACTTTCATTGTCCAGACATGAGTCACCCTTTGTTGCTTATGGCCATAAGCATGGATATCCTTGGTGTGTCGTGGGGTGTGtatacgcacacacacacacactcacacactttcccacacacatacatatatatatgtatactaGCAAGTgtaaaatgttataaaatgGAAATCTAAGTTATTAATGTAACTCGTAGGTGAACTTGGTATTAACGTTAAGCTAAAGGTTAGACAGCTCATTGTAATACTTACCAGACATATAGATTAAACCTATTGTCAAATCGAAAGCCTTTTTGTTCCTGCCCCCAGAAATGTTATGATCTGTATATAACATTGGAAAGTAGATATATTTGTAACTGTCCGTAGGACCCCGGCGCCAATGGTGTATGGCAGTTTAATAAGCCTCCTTCATTTGTGATCTGCaagaaaattgctttcttgTTCCAATGTAGCAAACTTCTTGCTGTTTCTAACAGGTAATTCTGTGTTTCCATTTcatagaaataaatgttattttctattaaaaaaaccctggtCTTATAAATGGCAAGTGGTATTTTATGAGATGGTGGAAGTGTGTTTTGGGAAATTCATTTGGCAAGTATGGTCAATATTTAAAGGAGTTTATGCAATTAGTCCAAACATCTTTACTACAGTTTTATCATGGTCAAAACAGATATTCTTTGGAAAActtgtaaataaaaaagaagcgTACAAACCAGAGCAATTTCCTTATCAACCAAAATTGTCAAATACACTTATTTCTGGTTCTGGTCTTGTTATTatgccaggaaaagaaaacaaacaaaaaatcagagGTGTAAATttaagcaggatttttttccttggctATCTCCTCGATTTTTGTCATATTTAGGAAATCTGGCATTGTcgcagagaagaaaagcacgGTTTCAGCAAATGCCCGCCTTGCTGCACGCAGGCTCTGCAGCAATGGAGAGGTACTTTCCCCTCGTATCTGAAAtgtgcattttatttgtttctataTCAAGACAAGCAGGAGGATACATAATAAGGGCGGGTTTTcataatgtaaaaatgtttgcagCAGGCGTGAATGAGTTAAAACACCGCAGGCTCAGCGCTGGGTGTTCGTGCAGGGAAGATTTTTCTGGTTCACTTTCGGAGCTGTGTGTCCTTCTAAATCTTCCCCCTCGTTTCAAGAGTAAAGGCTACATGCgtgggttggggttttgttgttgtttggtgttttgtgggttttttgttttgttttgtttttttccccagaggtgTCTGACTATTCTTCAAGACGAAAAAGTAAGCAAGGTGCTCCCGCCCCAGTGTATTTATTTGTTGCGGTCAGGCGGAGGGGCAGCACCCAGGGAGGCGATCCTTCGCCGGGCCGGGGTGCGACTTTCTTACCAGCCCTGACAGGGTCTGGCCCAGGAAAACTATTACTCACAAAGAACAAGTTCAGTGCATGGTTGAATTAAGACTGTAAAAGCTCCTAAAGTTGGTTGGTATGGAAACCTAATCCCACCGAACCGCTCCGTGGCACAGCTGGACTGTTTACTTTCTCACTTCAAATATCACTGTGTAAACATTGGCTTGGAGCTGCCAGCACGGCTCCTACCAACCAGTGTCTTTACTGGTGAGGCTGGGAGGAGAGCGGTGTCCCGCCGCAGCCATTCAAGCAAGGCCCGGGATAAAATCAAAGGACGGTAGTGAGGAAAATGCAGTTCTTCCTTCCCTCGCACAATTGATCGAGCTGGATACAATTTtaagattttcttaaaaaacaaaacaaagcaaagtagGCAAACATTACAGATTACACCTAGGTAAATACTTTCGACCCTGATCCATCCTGGGAGCAGCCAAATCAATATCGCAAGGGAAACTTTTTAAAGTCTCGTGTTCCAAGAGCGGGTGAAACTTAATATTACTACAATAAAACACTTTAATAAAGAAGGGCTTTAATAGTGAGCTAATTTGATTGAGTTTCCTAATTCCACTTTAATTGGAAAAGGAGTTGTCTGTTTGGTTATAAAGCGCCAGGGTTATGttagactggaaaaaaagatggaCATTGAGCATCTGAAtaaaaccccccccccccttttatttttcttttttcttttttggttggCAGCTGACTTTGTGCAGGATGGGTTTCCATATCTGGGATTATGAATGGGCTACAAAGAGCTGCTACTTAAAGAAATCAGGTCGCCACATTTCTCCCATTCTAGCCCTGTTGAGAAGGGCTTACGAGTTGTTGATTTAACTCAGCTCCCCTTTTAATTATAAAAGCCATTCTTGTGTAGTTAGCCGAGCAGGACAATTTATCAGAATTGTTGCCCTGTCTTGGAGGTTGGCTAGAGCTTGGATTTATGCAACCGACAATGGGGATCACGACGATTAACTTTCATATGGATAGTTTAGGCTGTTAAATTGGGGGGAGTAGGAGGAGGGGGTAAGAAAATCTGATACGTTGTCCCTATTGAGGCAATTCCcgtagatttaaaaaaaaaaataaatcccttgGGTTTGAAGCTGCCTCGAGAGGTTCGTATATACAGAAGCCTCTGGCAGAACATAAAATATTCAGGTCCCTTttagagtaaaataaaatgctgtcaCCTGAATAAAAATCTGCGGAACCGAgtataaattatttgtaaagCAGAGAGGCTGCGGGCGAGCGCTAGCAAACTTCCCTGTTAATTAAATCTTAATCCACGGGTCGCGGGAAGCGGCGGGGCTGTAACAGCGGCGGCTGTACATACAGCGGGACACGTTCCGGAGTTATATTAACTGCACTACTGTTTAATATGAATCAGCCCTAATCCACAGCATAATAAAGATCAAATTAGACTAACCATTTAGTAGCGAAATGACATTCCTTCACCTAAAATGAACTCCTCCGCGCCCTTCTCGCTGCGAGGCTGCCCGGCCAGGCGGGCCGCCGCCGGGGCAGCGGCTCTGGGCCGGCTTCCAGGGCAGGGGCCGCAGCCCGCCGGGCCTAGCcgggccggggaggggagggagggggttcGCTTTTAACGGActggttgttttatttttcagtcgACGGGGGAGGCTCCGCTACCCTCCCACCCTTCTCCAGAGCcgcctctcccccaccccctccggCCCGGCTGCGCCCCCCGCAAGCCCGACTTGCTGCGGAGGCCCTGGGGATAAAGGAGGCTCGCAGCAAGGTCGTTTCCCCTCCGGCTCCGGCCCTGCCTTTTGCTCCGCTGCAGCACCGGCGTGCGCCCCGCTGGCTGCCggagccccgcacagccccgccgccggcgccgcTTTCACGCCGTCCCCCGGGCGGCCTCTCCCCCGAGCCCCTCCGGCGGGGACAGCGGGGGCTGGTGTCGCTGGAGGCCGAGGAGCGGGACccgacccccgccccgcctctCCCGCGGACCCGGGAGGGCTCCGGGCCCCGCAGCCGCGGCTGCCCCGGGGCTTGGTGCCCCGTTTCCCGGCCTGGAAACGGCCCCCGAGAGCAGGGCGGGGACGGGCcggagggcggcggggcagccccgggtGCCCCTCACCGGGGCGGGCCGCCTTTGTGCCGGTGCCGCCGTCCTGCCGGAGCTGCGCAAACACAGCTGCCGCCGGTGCAGCGggcccgcggccgcccggctCGGGCGAAAGCGCCTTGCGCCCGTCGCACcgccctccccgcgcccccTGGCAGCTCCTCTCCGTTgtcgccggcggcgggggccagCCCAGGTGTCCCCCGCTTCCGCCGGCGTTCCCAGGGCACTTGTGTCAAGCGCACAAACTTCCCACGTCCTCCAGGCGAGGGGACACCTCGAACGGTGCGGGCATCCCCCCGTGTTGTCATAACATCCCCATGGCAACTGCAGCGATCGCTTCTGTGCCGCAATAAC is part of the Phalacrocorax carbo chromosome 6, bPhaCar2.1, whole genome shotgun sequence genome and encodes:
- the DMRTA2 gene encoding doublesex- and mab-3-related transcription factor A2; its protein translation is MELRSELPSVPAAPPPVPPSSVAAAAAAAAATLPVSVAGSLLRAPPLLLRAAEKYPRTPKCARCRNHGVVSALKGHKRYCRWKDCMCAKCTLIAERQRVMAAQVALRRQQAQEENEARELQLLYGTAEGLALAAANGIIPPRPAYEVFGSVCAGGGGEGGAGASESKMQKFELFPKTLLPSRAVTPQQAGGKPLSPDGESAPGTSSPEARHGSGSENGDGESFLSSPVSKGPKEGEESPGSISPLGSDSGSEADKDEQDPSPSAGGRQRTPIDILTRVFPAHKRSVLELVLQGCGGDVVQAIEQILNNRGPEKGPEEGWSRDGALQGLPPSPAAAAAHHRPLIAGAMAPAIGTLGSRSAFSPLQPNATHFGAEAGAYPLGTHLGLNPLRLAYSAHSRGLAFMTPYSTAGLMPTLGFRPPVDYAFSDLMRDRSAVHKEQVYSGGLYGPMVNNTPEKQ